A single Lactuca sativa cultivar Salinas chromosome 8, Lsat_Salinas_v11, whole genome shotgun sequence DNA region contains:
- the LOC111883206 gene encoding uncharacterized protein LOC111883206 translates to MDKTIHVIRVGRDNCRGTHLNKDCDLEENDWRKPEKKWLHYDEYNKVKEDKYEQKGRGFYQKEGAALEKKIDFEAMLAYFAATSEKRHDDTDAVLINQQASIKNIKQQIGQLAKQFNERLLGTLPNNIEQNPRGSHIKSVTRSGKFFIRLTPIANDKSDVMQAEQETSQEKATDQSQQRGKDTTTWQSSEDKNKEPVKPYHPLLQFPSQAKQDKQVEDYQKFLEHIKSLQINISFIEAVAQMSKYAKFLKDLLTNWKKMEEASKVVLNETCSAAMLNLLPNKMGDPRSLTLPCQFGNLATSYALADSGTKMEEDNQAPIILGRPFFSTARALVDIIESKLTLRVGEDAITFIIDRAMQHSRISDDMTFAE, encoded by the exons ATGGATAAAACCATCCATGTAATACGGGTGGGGCGTGACAACTGTAGAGGGACGCATTTGAATAAAGATTGTGACCTTGAGGAAAATG ATTGGAGAAAGCCTGAGAAGAAGTGGTTACATTATGATGAATACAATAAGGTGAAGGAAGataaatatgaacaaaaaggaAGAGGCTTTTATCAAAAAGAGGGTGCGGCTCTGGAAAAGAAAATTGACTTTGAGGCAATGCTTGCCTATTTTGCAGCTACATCAGAAAAGAGGCATGATGACACCGACGCGGTTCTCATAAATCAGCAAGCCTCAATCAAGAATATCAAGCAACAAATCGGACAACTTGCAAAGCAATTCAATGAGAGATTATTGGGCACACTTCCAAACAACATCGAGCAAAACCCAAGAGGATCCCATATCAAATCCGTAACAAGGAGTGGAAAATTTTTCATACGTCTAACTCCCATTGCTAATGATAAATCAGACGTTATGCAGGCAGAACAagaaacaagtcaagaaaaagcCACTGATCAGTCACAACAACGTGGTAAAGACACCACAACGTGGCAATCGTCCGAAGATAAAAATAAAGAACCGGTTAAGCCATACCATCCACTGCTACAATTTCCAAGCCAAGCAAAACAAGATAAACAAGTTGAAGACTATCAAAAGTTCCTAGAGCACATCAAATCCCTCCAAATAAATATTTCATTCATCGAAGCGGTGGCTCAAATGTCGAAGTacgcaaagtttttaaaagatCTTCTCACAAACTGGAAGAAAATGGAGGAAGCATCCAAAGTAGTTTTAAATGAAACATGTTCAGCTGCTATGCTGAACCTATTACCAAATAAAATGGGTGACCCAAGAAGTTTAACACTTCCATGCCAGTTCGGGAATTTGGCCACAAGTTACGCTTTAGCCGACTCGGGAACAA AAATGGAGGAGGATAATCAAGCTCCAATTATTCTTGGAAGGCCTTTTTTTAGCACCGCTCGAGCTTTAGTGGACATAATAGAATCTAAACTCACTCTTCGAGTTGGAGAAGATGCCATCACTTTCATAATTGATAGAGCAATGCAACATTCAAGGATAAGTGATGACATGACATTCGCAGAGTAG